The Miscanthus floridulus cultivar M001 chromosome 17, ASM1932011v1, whole genome shotgun sequence genome has a window encoding:
- the LOC136515143 gene encoding BTB/POZ and MATH domain-containing protein 1-like, with protein sequence MAVASSGGKFSWTSGATYEGDFTWFLRVLLDSGQRADVMLAVERSCPFDVHRLVLAMRSPVFRAKFSWDSRDSSLEWFRVHDVSAPVFRAMLHFIYTDKLPPADEEDGGEEAALASMSMAQDLLVAADLYGLDRLRLMCERMLWERVRMGDVGSAISTLSLVNGRDNCRELQDLCIGYVADDWEAATATEEYRELKTSCPALLSDVLEDVITKQLLHVRRPPSPLSGIVATKTTMPTQASASVYRPLEVWRVRHQFTVLGHSAVRRTHSNGEFIRFGAFEWRILCYPSGYDDEHDGHKTVLLQL encoded by the exons ATGGCG GTGGCTTCCTCCGGCGGCAAGTTCTCCTGGACCTCCGGCGCCACCTACGAGGGCGACTTCACCTGGTTCCTGAGGGTCCTGCTGGACAGCGGGCAGCGTGCGGACGTGATGCTCGCCGTGGAGAGGAGCTGCCCGTTCGACGTGCACCGGCTGGTGCTCGCCATGCGCTCGCCGGTGTTCAGGGCCAAGTTCTCCTGGGACAGCAGGGACAGCAGCCTCGAGTGGTTCAGGGTCCACGACGTGAGCGCCCCCGTGTTCAGGGCCATGCTCCACTTCATCTACACGGACAAGCTGCCCCCGGCGGACGAAGAGGACGGCGGCGAGGAGGCGGCCCTCGCCTCCATGTCCATGGCGCAGGACCTGCTGGTGGCTGCGGATCTCTACGGCTTGGACAGGCTGCGGCTCATGTGCGAGAGGATGTTGTGGGAGCGCGTCCGCATGGGCGACGTAGGGAGCGCGATCTCGACGCTGTCACTGGTGAACGGCCGTGACAACTGCCGCGAGCTCCAGGACCTGTGCATCGGCTACGTCGCCGACGACTGGGAGGCCGCGACAGCGACGGAGGAGTACCGGGAGCTCAAGACCAGCTGCCCCGCTCTCCTCAGCGACGTCCTCGAGGACGTCATAACGAAGCAGCTGCTGCATGTTCGGCGCCCGCCGAGCCCATTATCAGGCATCGTCGCCACGAAGACGACGATGCCGACGCAGGCGAGCGCGTCGGTGTACAGGCCGTTGGAAGTGTGGAGAGTCAGGCACCAGTTCACCGTCCTAGGCCACAGCGCCGTGCGCAGGACCCACAGCAACGGCGAGTTCATCCGTTTCGGCGCCTTCGAGTGGCGGATCCTGTGCTACCCGTCGGGATACGACGACGAACATGACGGGCACAAAACCGTCTTGCTGCAGCTGTAG
- the LOC136517578 gene encoding cysteine protease XCP2-like: MAPSCVLPVNVAAVLLLCLCGGAWLQAAEARPHQMDSDSDDFFSIVGYSPEDLVHHDRLIKLFEEWVAKYRKAYASFEEKLRRFEVFKDNLHHIDEANKKVTSYWLGLNAFADLTHDEFRATYLGLTPPAKTTTTSGNGPFRYGGVSDDEVPTSVDWRKKGAVTDVKNQGQCGSCWAFSTVAAVEGINQIVTGNLTSLSEQELVDCSTDGNNGCNGGVMDYAFSYIASSGGLRTEEAYPYLMEEGDCDDKARDGEHVVTISGYEDVPANDEQALVKALAHQPVSVAIEASGRHFQFYSGGVFDGPCGAELDHGVAAVGYGSSKGQDYIIVKNSWGSHWGEKGYIRLKRGTGKPEGLCGINKMASYPTKDQS; this comes from the exons ATGGCTCCGTCTTGTGTTCTTCCGGTTAACGTTGCTGCCGTGCTCCTGCTGTGCCTGTGCGGCGGCGCGTGGCTGCAGGCGGCGGAGGCGCGCCCCCACCAGATGGACAGCGACAGCGACGACTTCTTCTCGATCGTGGGGTACTCGCCGGAGGACCTGGTTCACCACGACCGCCTCATCAAGCTGTTCGAGGAGTGGGTGGCCAAGTACCGCAAGGCGTACGCGAGCTTCGAGGAGAAGCTGCGCCGCTTCGAGGTGTTCAAGGACAACCTGCACCACATCGACGAGGCCAACAAGAAGGTCACCAGTTACTGGCTCGGCCTCAACGCCTTCGCCGACCTCACGCACGACGAGTTCAGGGCCACCTACCTAGGCCTGACGCCGCCGGCGAAGACGACGACGACCAGCGGTAATGGTCCTTTCAGGTACGGCGGCGTGTCCGACGACGAGGTGCCCACGTCGGTGGACTGGCGGAAGAAGGGCGCTGTGACGGACGTGAAGAACCAGGGGCAGTGCGGCAGCTGCTGGGCCTTCtcgacggtggcggcggtggaagggATCAACCAGATCGTGACGGGCAACCTCACGTCGCTGTCGGAGCAGGAGCTGGTGGACTGCAGCACCGACGGCAACAACGGCTGCAACGGCGGCGTCATGGACTACGCCTTCTCGTACATCGCGTCCAGCGGCGGCCTCCGCACCGAGGAGGCGTACCCGTACCTCATGGAGGAAGGGGACTGCGACGACAAGGCACGCGACGGCGAGCACGTGGTCACCATCTCCGGGTACGAGGACGTGCCGGCCAACGACGAGCAGGCCCTGGTTAAGGCCCTCGCGCACCAGCCCGTCAGCGTCGCCATTGAGGCGTCCGGCAGGCATTTCCAGTTCTACAGCGGG GGCGTGTTCGATGGCCCGTGCGGGGCGGAGCTGGACCATGGCGTGGCGGCGGTCGGGTACGGCAGCAGCAAGGGGCAGGACTACATCATCGTGAAGAACTCGTGGGGCAGCCACTGGGGGGAGAAGGGCTACATCCGTTTGAAGAGGGGCACCGGCAAGCCGGAGGGTCTCTGCGGCATCAACAAGATGGCATCCTACCCAACCAAGGACCAGTCGTGA